A window from Streptomyces sp. NBC_00335 encodes these proteins:
- a CDS encoding 2-keto-4-pentenoate hydratase, which translates to MLSDRHRLQVAQQLRSAEHGRTPVAPLGARFPGIDTEDAYEIQLLNIRHRLAAGDRVTGHKVGLSSPVMQAMMGVDEPDYGHLLHSMELYEDTPVPAAAYCAPRVEVEVGFVLGEDLPGEGCTVADVLAATERVVPALELIDSRIADWRITIADTIADNASSAGYVIGEGRDPRALDLKAVDATLTSGSDTLASGRSDAVLGDPAASVAWLARTVARFGVQLRKGHLILPGSCTRAVDVAAGRTYTADFTGLGPVSLSFI; encoded by the coding sequence ATGCTCTCGGACCGCCACCGGCTTCAGGTCGCGCAGCAGCTGCGATCCGCCGAGCACGGGCGGACGCCCGTCGCACCGCTCGGCGCCCGCTTCCCCGGCATCGACACCGAGGACGCCTACGAGATCCAGCTCCTCAACATCCGCCACCGCCTCGCGGCCGGCGACCGCGTCACCGGGCACAAGGTCGGACTGTCGTCCCCCGTCATGCAGGCCATGATGGGCGTCGACGAACCCGACTACGGGCACCTGCTGCACTCCATGGAGCTGTACGAGGACACCCCGGTCCCCGCCGCCGCGTACTGCGCGCCGCGCGTCGAGGTCGAGGTCGGCTTCGTGCTCGGCGAGGACCTCCCCGGCGAGGGCTGCACCGTCGCCGACGTGCTGGCCGCCACCGAGCGGGTCGTCCCGGCCCTGGAGCTCATCGACAGCCGGATCGCCGACTGGCGGATCACCATCGCCGACACCATCGCCGACAACGCCTCCTCCGCCGGATACGTCATCGGTGAGGGACGCGACCCCCGCGCGCTGGACCTCAAGGCCGTCGACGCCACCTTGACCAGCGGATCCGACACCCTGGCGAGCGGCCGCAGCGACGCCGTGCTCGGCGATCCGGCCGCCTCCGTCGCCTGGCTGGCCCGCACCGTCGCCCGCTTCGGGGTCCAGCTCCGCAAGGGCCACCTGATCCTGCCCGGGTCCTGCACCCGCGCCGTGGACGTGGCCGCCGGGCGGACGTACACCGCCGACTTCACCGGGCTCGGCCCGGTGTCCCTCTCCTTCATCTGA
- a CDS encoding acetaldehyde dehydrogenase (acetylating): MTNTPKATAAIVGSGNIGTDLLYKLLRSPHIEPRWMIGVDPDSEGLARARRAGLEASHAGVDWLLAQDELPDLVFEATSAYVHRSNAPRYAELGIKAVDLTPAAVGPAVVPPANLTAHLDRANVNMITCGGQATIPMVYAVSRVVPVAYAEIVASVASVSAGPGTRANIDEFTRTTSRGIEEIGGAARGKAIIILNPADPPVIMRDTVFCAIPADADREAIAASVKQVAADVASYVPGYRLRTEPQFDDPSPLNGGMARVAIFLEVEGAGDYLPPYAGNLDIMTAAATKVGEEFAKGLQA; encoded by the coding sequence ATGACGAACACGCCGAAAGCGACCGCCGCCATCGTCGGCTCCGGGAACATCGGGACCGACCTGCTCTACAAGCTCCTGCGCTCCCCGCACATAGAACCCCGCTGGATGATCGGCGTGGACCCCGACAGCGAGGGCCTGGCCCGCGCCCGCCGCGCCGGACTCGAAGCCTCCCACGCGGGCGTGGACTGGCTGCTGGCCCAGGACGAACTGCCGGACCTGGTCTTCGAGGCCACCTCCGCCTACGTGCACCGCTCCAACGCCCCGCGCTACGCCGAACTCGGCATCAAGGCCGTCGACCTGACCCCCGCCGCCGTCGGTCCCGCGGTCGTCCCGCCCGCGAACCTGACCGCCCACCTCGACCGGGCCAACGTCAACATGATCACCTGCGGTGGCCAGGCCACCATCCCCATGGTGTACGCCGTCTCCCGCGTGGTCCCCGTCGCCTACGCGGAGATCGTCGCCTCGGTGGCCTCCGTCTCGGCCGGCCCGGGCACCCGCGCCAACATCGACGAGTTCACCCGTACCACCTCCCGGGGCATCGAGGAGATCGGCGGCGCCGCCCGCGGCAAGGCCATCATCATCCTCAACCCCGCCGATCCACCGGTCATCATGCGCGACACCGTCTTCTGCGCGATCCCCGCCGACGCCGACCGCGAGGCCATCGCGGCCTCCGTCAAACAGGTCGCCGCGGACGTGGCCTCGTACGTACCCGGCTACCGGCTGCGCACCGAGCCGCAGTTCGACGACCCCTCCCCGCTCAACGGCGGCATGGCCCGGGTCGCGATCTTCCTGGAGGTGGAGGGCGCCGGGGACTACCTGCCGCCCTACGCCGGAAACCTCGACATCATGACCGCCGCCGCCACCAAGGTCGGCGAGGAGTTCGCGAAGGGACTGCAGGCATGA
- the dmpG gene encoding 4-hydroxy-2-oxovalerate aldolase, which produces MTDRPSYSDTLDIRITDSSLRDGSHAKRHQFTGEDVRSIVSALDGAGVPVIEVTHGDGLGGSSFNYGFSKTPEQELIKIAAETARQAKIAFLMLPGLGVKDDIRAAHANGGQICRIATHCTEADISVQHFGLAREMGLETVGFLMMAHSTTPENLARQARIMADAGCQCVYVVDSAGAMVMDEVTARVAALVAELGPDAQVGFHGHENLGLGVGNSVAAVRAGALQIDGSTRRLGAGAGNTPVEAFAAVCRKMGIRTGIDVLKIIDAAEDVVRPVMDDECTLDRMALLMGHAGVYSSFLKHAYRQAERYGVSGAQILLRAGERRLVGGQEDQLIDIALELAAEAR; this is translated from the coding sequence ATGACGGACCGCCCGAGCTACTCCGACACCCTCGACATCCGGATCACCGACTCCTCCCTGCGCGACGGCTCGCACGCCAAGCGCCACCAGTTCACGGGCGAGGACGTACGGTCGATCGTCTCCGCCCTCGACGGCGCGGGCGTCCCCGTCATCGAGGTCACGCACGGCGACGGACTCGGCGGGTCCTCCTTCAACTACGGCTTCTCCAAGACCCCCGAGCAGGAGCTCATCAAGATCGCCGCCGAGACGGCGCGCCAGGCGAAGATCGCCTTCCTGATGCTTCCGGGCCTCGGCGTGAAGGACGACATCCGCGCCGCCCACGCCAACGGCGGACAGATCTGCCGGATCGCCACCCACTGCACCGAGGCCGACATCTCCGTCCAGCACTTCGGGCTCGCCCGTGAGATGGGCCTGGAGACCGTCGGCTTCCTGATGATGGCCCACTCCACCACCCCCGAGAACCTGGCCCGCCAGGCCCGGATCATGGCCGACGCCGGCTGCCAGTGCGTGTACGTGGTCGACTCGGCCGGCGCCATGGTCATGGACGAGGTCACCGCCCGGGTCGCGGCGCTCGTCGCCGAGCTCGGCCCCGACGCCCAGGTCGGCTTCCACGGTCACGAGAACCTCGGCCTGGGCGTGGGCAATTCGGTCGCCGCCGTCCGCGCCGGCGCGCTGCAGATCGACGGCTCCACTCGGCGCCTCGGCGCGGGAGCCGGGAACACGCCCGTCGAGGCCTTCGCCGCCGTCTGCCGCAAGATGGGCATCCGCACCGGCATCGACGTCCTGAAGATCATCGACGCGGCCGAGGACGTGGTCCGCCCCGTCATGGACGACGAGTGCACCCTCGACCGCATGGCCCTGCTCATGGGCCACGCCGGCGTCTACTCCAGCTTCCTCAAGCACGCCTACCGGCAGGCCGAGCGCTACGGGGTCTCCGGCGCGCAGATCCTCCTGCGCGCGGGCGAACGCCGCCTCGTCGGCGGCCAGGAGGACCAGCTCATCGACATCGCGCTCGAACTCGCCGCCGAAGCCCGCTAG
- a CDS encoding Rieske 2Fe-2S domain-containing protein encodes MTAIEEEPRVIEAAAVPARFARGWHCLGLAASFKDGTPHEIQAFGTKLVVFQGADSGELSVLNAYCPHMGGNLAHGTVKGDTVACPFHDWRWSGDGRCAAIPYARRVPPRARTRAWTTLEQNGQLYVWHDPEGNPPPPEVTIPVIEGFGDPEWSDWSWNFLRVENSNCREIVDNVVDMAHFYYVHYAFPHYFKNVFDGHVATQYMESTPRGDVDLGTLSTGGGLRSDASYYGPSYMIDKLWSDIGGGVELESVLINCHYPIDENSFMLMYGTIVKKLPGMSDEQAAEAARLTSEGLAVGFEQDVEIWKNKTRIDNPLLTEEDGPVYQLRRWYEQFYVDAADVKDEMVHRFEFEIDTARATAAWKAEVAENLARRAAGTP; translated from the coding sequence GTGACCGCAATCGAAGAAGAGCCCCGCGTCATCGAAGCCGCCGCCGTGCCCGCGAGGTTCGCCCGCGGCTGGCACTGCCTGGGACTCGCGGCCTCCTTCAAGGACGGAACCCCGCACGAGATCCAGGCCTTCGGGACCAAGCTCGTCGTCTTCCAGGGGGCCGACTCCGGCGAGCTGAGCGTCCTGAACGCCTACTGCCCCCACATGGGCGGCAACCTCGCCCACGGCACCGTCAAGGGCGACACCGTCGCCTGCCCCTTCCACGACTGGCGCTGGTCCGGGGACGGCCGCTGCGCCGCCATCCCCTACGCCCGCCGCGTCCCGCCCCGCGCCAGGACCCGCGCCTGGACCACCCTGGAGCAGAACGGCCAGCTCTACGTCTGGCACGACCCGGAGGGCAACCCGCCGCCGCCCGAGGTCACGATCCCCGTCATCGAGGGCTTCGGCGACCCGGAGTGGAGCGACTGGAGCTGGAACTTCCTGCGAGTCGAGAACTCCAACTGCCGGGAGATCGTCGACAACGTCGTCGACATGGCGCACTTCTACTACGTGCACTACGCCTTCCCGCACTACTTCAAGAACGTCTTCGACGGCCACGTCGCCACCCAGTACATGGAGTCCACCCCGCGCGGAGACGTGGACCTCGGCACCCTCTCCACCGGCGGCGGCCTGCGCTCGGACGCCTCGTACTACGGCCCCTCCTACATGATCGACAAGCTGTGGAGCGACATCGGCGGCGGCGTCGAACTCGAATCGGTCCTCATCAACTGCCATTACCCGATCGACGAGAACAGCTTCATGCTCATGTACGGCACCATCGTCAAGAAGCTCCCCGGCATGAGCGACGAGCAGGCCGCCGAAGCCGCCCGCCTCACCTCCGAGGGCCTCGCCGTCGGCTTCGAGCAGGACGTCGAGATCTGGAAGAACAAGACCCGCATCGACAACCCCCTCCTCACCGAGGAGGACGGCCCCGTCTACCAGCTCCGCCGCTGGTACGAGCAGTTCTACGTGGACGCCGCCGACGTCAAGGACGAGATGGTCCACCGCTTCGAGTTCGAGATCGACACCGCCCGCGCCACCGCCGCCTGGAAGGCCGAGGTCGCCGAGAACCTCGCCCGCCGCGCGGCCGGGACCCCGTGA
- a CDS encoding ferredoxin--NADP reductase — MSDTDGRTKDRAAGVPGPAPAVARGGATSRLLVRVTDRIQETPEAVSLVLDAELPYRPGQFLTVRVPSSSGAGGEARCYSLAGSPYAGDPLRITVKRVPGGLGSGWLCQDVGIGDALEILPPAGTFTPPDLDRDLLLVAGGSGITPVLSIAKSALVAGRGHVALVYANRDPGSVIFRDELWGLAEEHPGRLTVVHWLETLQGLPTAPQLGPLLAPYASREAYLCGPAPLMDAAETALRASGGRGRTIHRERYFSLSGDVFAPAGAQDTASTGGATAEVEFEGAVHTVEWPAGTPLLDVLLAAGVRAPYSCREGACSACCCRVLEGEVKMVRNEVLAPEDLAEGYVLACQALPLGDRVRISYDG, encoded by the coding sequence ATGTCTGACACCGATGGTCGTACGAAGGACCGCGCCGCGGGAGTGCCCGGCCCGGCCCCGGCCGTCGCCCGGGGCGGAGCCACCAGCAGGCTGCTGGTCCGCGTCACGGACCGGATCCAGGAGACCCCCGAGGCGGTCTCCCTCGTACTCGACGCGGAACTCCCGTACCGCCCCGGACAGTTCCTCACCGTCCGGGTGCCCTCGTCGAGTGGGGCGGGCGGCGAGGCACGCTGCTACTCGCTGGCCGGCTCCCCGTACGCCGGGGACCCGCTGCGCATCACCGTGAAAAGGGTCCCCGGCGGCCTCGGATCCGGCTGGCTGTGCCAGGACGTGGGCATCGGCGACGCGCTGGAGATCCTGCCCCCCGCCGGCACCTTCACCCCGCCCGACCTGGACCGGGACCTGCTGCTCGTGGCGGGCGGCAGCGGGATCACCCCGGTGCTGTCGATCGCGAAGTCGGCGCTCGTGGCCGGCCGGGGCCACGTCGCGCTGGTGTACGCCAACCGCGACCCCGGCTCGGTGATCTTCCGCGACGAGCTGTGGGGGCTCGCCGAGGAGCACCCCGGGCGGCTCACCGTCGTGCACTGGCTGGAGACCCTCCAAGGACTGCCGACCGCCCCGCAGCTGGGCCCGCTCCTGGCCCCGTACGCGAGCCGCGAGGCCTACCTGTGCGGGCCCGCTCCGCTGATGGACGCGGCGGAGACGGCGCTGCGGGCCTCGGGCGGCCGGGGCCGGACGATCCACCGGGAGCGGTACTTCTCCCTGAGCGGGGACGTCTTCGCCCCGGCGGGCGCGCAGGACACCGCCTCCACGGGCGGCGCCACCGCCGAGGTGGAGTTCGAGGGGGCCGTGCACACCGTGGAGTGGCCCGCCGGGACCCCGCTGCTCGACGTCCTGCTCGCCGCAGGCGTCCGCGCCCCGTACTCCTGCCGCGAAGGCGCCTGCAGTGCCTGCTGCTGCCGGGTGCTGGAGGGCGAGGTCAAGATGGTCCGCAACGAGGTCCTGGCCCCCGAGGACCTGGCCGAAGGCTACGTCCTGGCCTGCCAGGCCCTGCCGCTCGGCGACCGCGTCCGCATCAGCTACGACGGCTGA
- a CDS encoding IclR family transcriptional regulator — MLDQVMEQVMEQVAETELAPLSLLEKAAKVLGAFEGPQPRLSLTEVVRRSGIPRSSAHRILDQLVQLRWLDREGRDYRMGMRMLELGALASHHNRLRRAALPLLHALHEQTGRVVHLSVLDGAEVVCLERIGGSEATTVPSRVGGRMPAYCTAAGKAILAFSEPAAVEHVLAQGLRPRTARTLIRPLALRSELAAVRERGVAYDREESFRGISCVAAPLRGAGRAVAAVSVSSCRGDRETARLAPAVLACARSVWRELYGPGRPGRAAAAPARDLEPAVSAQAMDNMMGWLRFSEWM, encoded by the coding sequence GTGCTCGACCAGGTCATGGAGCAGGTCATGGAGCAGGTCGCGGAGACCGAGCTCGCACCGCTTTCGCTGCTGGAGAAGGCCGCGAAGGTGCTGGGCGCCTTCGAGGGTCCACAGCCGCGGCTGTCGCTCACCGAGGTCGTGCGCCGCTCCGGAATCCCACGTTCTTCCGCCCACCGGATCCTCGACCAGCTGGTGCAGTTGCGCTGGCTGGACCGTGAGGGCCGGGACTACCGCATGGGCATGCGCATGCTGGAGCTGGGCGCGCTCGCCTCCCACCACAACCGGCTGCGCCGGGCCGCGCTGCCGCTGCTGCACGCGCTGCACGAGCAGACGGGCCGGGTGGTGCACCTGTCGGTGCTCGACGGGGCCGAGGTGGTGTGTCTGGAGCGGATCGGCGGTTCGGAGGCCACCACGGTGCCCTCGCGGGTCGGCGGCCGGATGCCCGCGTACTGCACGGCCGCCGGCAAGGCGATCCTCGCGTTCAGCGAGCCCGCCGCGGTGGAACACGTCCTCGCGCAGGGGCTGCGCCCGCGCACCGCGCGCACCCTGATCCGGCCGCTCGCGCTGCGTTCGGAGCTGGCGGCGGTCCGCGAGCGCGGGGTGGCGTACGACCGGGAGGAGAGCTTCCGGGGCATTTCCTGCGTGGCCGCGCCGCTGCGGGGCGCCGGGCGGGCCGTGGCCGCGGTGTCGGTGTCCTCCTGCCGGGGCGACCGGGAGACGGCCCGTCTCGCGCCGGCGGTACTGGCCTGCGCGCGGTCGGTGTGGCGGGAGCTGTACGGGCCGGGCCGGCCGGGGCGGGCCGCGGCGGCGCCGGCGCGGGACCTGGAGCCGGCGGTCTCGGCGCAGGCGATGGACAACATGATGGGGTGGCTGCGGTTCAGCGAGTGGATGTAG